In one window of Trichoderma breve strain T069 chromosome 7 map unlocalized scaffold00008, whole genome shotgun sequence DNA:
- a CDS encoding sugar transporter domain-containing protein produces the protein MTQDDEKLGSAGNVRHRSYTEDVDDTVHVTQLLGEAKPKLWTKRMFRLYGILLLGYLCIVLQGYDGSLMGAINAMPQYQQFFGLKSAGSSTGLVFAIFNIGSLSALPFAGPVNDYCGRRWGIMVGCGLVIVGTCIQAPSLNSRMFLGGRFLCGFGQGFVNVSAPTFVAEMAHPHWRGPLSGLMQTNYFVGSIIASWITYGTAFINGEGSFRIPLWLQMVSSGIVFFGIMFSPETPRWLMAHGKASQAEQVLAELHGEGSVDNPFVKLQMAEMNSQIGHDGSDKRWWDYRDLFNTHAARRRMICVAGMSWFGQYSGNALVSYYFPVIVAQTGITNPHTQLLLNALNPVVSWFAAISGAMLLDRVGRRPLLMSGVLGMAVCLAIVTGCTKLSVDTANKAAGNAGIFFIYLFSVIFSIGLVPLLPFYIAETLPTETRAKGTAVGAVVSSSASILGQYTTAVAIEKIGYYYYIVFIVWDVIECLIIYFFFVETKNRTLEEMNEIFASPNPVKASLKKRDMVEVVQETVKGVE, from the exons ATGACTCAGGACGACGAAAAGCTGGGCTCAGCTGGGAACGTCCGCCATCGTTCCTATACAGAGGATGTGGACGATACTGTCCATGTCACACAATTGCTGGGCGaagccaagcccaagctgtGGACTAAACGCATGTTCCGCCTCTACGGTATCCTCTTGCTCGGGTATCTCTGCATTGTCTTGCAAGGATATGATGGCTCTTTGATGGGTGCCATCAATGCAATG CCACAATACCAGCAATTCTTCGGGTT AAAATCTGCCGGGTCATCCACAGGATTAGTattcgccatcttcaacatcggAAGTCTCTCTGCCCTTCCATTTGCAGGCCCAGTCAATGACTATTGCGGTCGACGATGGGGCATAATGGTTGGTTGCGGCCTCGTTATCGTCGGCACATGCATTCAAGCTCCGTCCCTCAATTCACGAATGTTCCTCGGCGGCCGTTTCCTTTGTGGCTTTGGACAAGGCTTCGTGAATGTCTCTGCCCCGACATTTGTTGCCGAAATGGCTCATCCGCATTGGCGTGGCCCATTATCCGGCTTGATGCAGACCAATTATTTTGTTGGCTCCATCATCGCCAGCTGGATTACTTACGGCACAGCATTCATCAACGGAGAAGGCTCATTCAGGATCCCTTTGTGGCTACAGATGGTCAGTTCTGGTattgtcttcttcggcatCATGTTTAGCCCTGAAACACCCCGTTGGCTTATGGCACATGGGAAAGCCTCCCAGGCTGAGCAAGTTTTGGCGGAGCTCCATGGAGAGGGGTCCGTGGACAATCCATTCGTGAAACTCCAGATGGCCGAAATGAACTCCCAAATCGGTCATGACGGCTCCGACAAGCGCTGGTGGGACTATAGAGACTTGTTCAACACGCACGCCGCTAGACGCCGAATGATTTGTGTCGCTGGCATGTCGTGGTTTGGCCAGTACTCAGGAAATGCCCTTGTGAGCTACTACTTTCCGGTCATTGTAGCGCAAACCGGTATCACCAATCCTCACACGCAGCTGCTTCTCAACGCATTGAATCCTGTTGTTTCCTGGTTTGCCGCCATTTCCGGAGCCATGCTCCTCGACAGAGTTGGCCGCCGTCCCTTATTAATGAGTGGCGTGTTGGGAATGGCAGTTTGCCTGGCTATTGTCACGGGCTGCACGAAGCTCTCCGTAGACACAGCTAACAAGGCGGCTGGCAATGCTGGTATTTTCTTCATTTACCTATTCAGCGTCATCTTTTCAATCGGTCTTGTCCCCTTACTTCCATTCTACATTGCCGAAACGCTCCCTACAGAGACTCGTGCCAAGGGTACGGCGGTTGGGGCCGTTGTCTCTTCCTCAGCTAGTATTCTCGGACAGTACACAACCGCTGTGGCTATTGAGAAGATTGGGTACTACTATTACATTGTATTTATTGTCTGGGATGTGATTGAGTGTTTGATcatttatttcttctttgtggAGACGAAGAATCGGAccttggaagagatgaatGAAATCTTTGCGTCTCCGAATCCTGTCAAAGCTTCTTTGAAGAAGCGGGATATGGTGGAGGTGGTCCAGGAGACTGTCAAGGGGGTTGAGTAG
- a CDS encoding glycosyl hydrolase family 88 domain-containing protein, which translates to MLENITILSQLAPPEKGIVTDHHFPTSRQASLQQLCSDVLNHIAAAKIMRVALRPPPTNGYFPHRTDSTQFLYRYEPSHWWTSGFFPGSLWLLFERSLRVNLSFSSDEILAQALKWQRGMEQEQYNQETHDLGFMILPAFYRHYKHFNNAASKEIIINAGASLASRWSEKVQCLRSWDTCHTKRFNFENKNKDFLVIIDNMMNLDLLYICSELTGDEKFRRIATAHAHTTLQNHLREDSSTYHLVNYNPETGEVKGRYTIQGYDDSSCWSRGQAWALYGYATVYKYTKDRKFLDAANNCTRYFCDRIGNTHGAVVWDFDAPRSPIILDTSAAAIACSGMLLLYQLTGDSRYLPWVTQMMIYCLSQTLAPDGSDTVLRDATVNNNKDAIEQSSQTGLVYADYYLLEAGNRLLDIELN; encoded by the coding sequence ATGCTCGAAAATATCACCATTCTTAGTCAATTGGCACCACCTGAAAAGGGGATCGTGACTGACCACCACTTCCCTACGAGCCGTCAGGcaagcttgcagcagctctgtAGCGATGTCCTCAACCACATCGCCGCCGCAAAAATTATGCGAGTCGCATTGCGTCCACCACCCACCAACGGCTACTTCCCACATCGGACAGATAGCACTCAGTTTCTCTATCGTTACGAACCATCTCATTGGTGGACTTCTGGGTTCTTCCCCGGATCCCTTTGGCTCCTTTTCGAGCGCTCATTACGTGTCAATCTTTCATTCTCATCGGACGAGATCCTTGCACAGGCACTGAAGTGGCAAAGAGGCATGGAACAGGAGCAATATAATCAGGAAACGCACGATCTTGGTTTCATGATTCTTCCTGCATTCTATCGGCATTACAAACACTTCAATAATGCTGCTAGCAAAGAGATTATCATCAATGCTGGCGCTTCGCTTGCCTCGAGATGGAGCGAAAAAGTGCAGTGCTTGCGCTCATGGGACACATGTCATACCAAGCGATTCAATTTCGAGAACAAAAACAAGGATTTCCTGGTTATAATTGACAACATGATGAATCTTGATCTTTTATACATTTGCTCAGAATTGACGGGAGATGAAAAGTTTCGGAGAATCGCGACCGCTCATGCTCATACAACGCTACAAAATCACTTACGTGAAGACAGCTCCACTTACCATCTTGTCAATTATAACCCGGAGACGGGAGAGGTAAAGGGTCGGTACACAATCCAGGGCTACGATGATAGTAGCTGCTGGAGTCGAGGTCAGGCTTGGGCGTTGTACGGTTATGCAACCGTCTACAAGTACACAAAGGACAGGAAGTTCTTAGATGCAGCAAATAACTGCACCAGATACTTTTGTGACCGCATTGGAAACACCCACGGTGCTGTGGTCTGGGACTTCGATGCGCCACGATCTCCGATCATTCTAGACACATCGGCCGCGGCCATTGCGTGTTCAGGAATGCTACTGTTATATCAGCTGACCGGTGACAGCCGCTATCTACCATGGGTAACGCAAATGATGATATATTGTTTGTCACAAACGTTAGCCCCCGACGGCAGCGATACAGTTCTCAGAGACGCTACTGTTAACAACAATAAAGACGCGATTGAACAATCTTCTCAAACAGGGCTGGTATATGCTGATTATTATTTGTTAGAAGCTGGGAATAGGTTGCTCGACATAGAACTGAACTAG
- a CDS encoding alpha/beta hydrolase fold domain-containing protein — MAGIRPIPLRIALALSFPITAWAHNPTVEWIKCPVGVTSPVECGQIQVPLDHATPDGETITLSLTRLQATNPGCGPRQGLYIENGGPGEPNVQTPSQLANALSTGGNLRHWLPLVQNFDIIGVDMRGTGRSNPVQCDKDLYTKVQWPMIKDHQTYDETMARAKEWGETCVNMTGPLINHLGTDQAIHDYEMVRQALEHDKFNYLGLSYGTQIGSEYSDMYPDHVGRMVLDGVTNRHMHEEDRMTTFAAGLDAVLADFFRWCNATTTSALYGRDQAAILDWIIDTAAKGQLFSTGCNDLLGVCGDGSAVSDWLIMLAIETSLKIGSYFSE, encoded by the exons ATGGCTGGAATAAGGCCCATTCCTTTGAGAATCGCGCTCGCTCTGAGCTTTCCAATTACTGCTTGGGCCCACAATCCTACAGTCGAATGGATCAAATGCCCGGTCGGTGTTACCAGCCCTGTTGAATGTGGACAGATCCAAGTACCGTTGGATCACGCAACTCCTGATGGAGAGACTATTACTCTTAGTCTCACCCGTCTTCAAGCTACTAATCCAGGCTGTGGTCCCAGGCAAGGGCTGTACAT AGAAAATGGCGGGCCTGGCGAACCAAACGTGCAAACACCATCCCAGCTCGCAAACGCACTGTCTACAGGAGGCAACTTAAGGCATTGGTTGCCATTGGTGCAAAATTTTGACATCATCGGCGTAGATATGAGAGGAACTGGTAGGAGCAATCCAGTTCAATGCGACAAAGATCTGTACACCAAGGTGCAGTGGCCAATGATTAAAGATCATCAAACTTACGACGAAACAATGGCAAGAGCTAAAGAATGGGGGGAGACCTGTGTCAACATGACTGGTCCCTTGATAAACCATTTAGGGACTGATCAGGCTATTCACGATTACGAAATGGTTCGACAGGCCCTCGAACACGACAAATTCAATTATTTAGGTCTTTCCTACGGCACACAGATTGGATCTGAGTATTCAGATATGTACCCAGATCACGTTGGTCGAATGGTGTTGGATGGTGTGACTAATCGTCACATGCATGAAGAGGACCGGATGACGACTTTCGCGGCTGGACTCGACGCCGTCCTTGCCGACTTTTTCAGATGGTGTAatgcaacaacaacatctgCACTTTACGGCCGAGATCAGGCTGCTATACTAGATTGGATAATTGACACAGCGGCAAAAGGGCAATTGTTCTCGACGGGTTGCAATGACTTACTCGGGGTCTGCGGCGATGGTAGTGCAGTCTCCGACTGGCTCATTATGCTTGCCATTGAGACTTCTTT AAAGATCGGGAGTTATTTTTCAGAATAA